One genomic window of Arachis stenosperma cultivar V10309 chromosome 10, arast.V10309.gnm1.PFL2, whole genome shotgun sequence includes the following:
- the LOC130957650 gene encoding transcription factor MYB1-like → MEGSIGLRKGAWAKVEDDLLRACVEQYGEGKWHLVPSRAGLNRCRKSCRLRWLNYLKPNIKRGEFSEDEVDLMIRMHRLLGNRWSLIAGRLPGRTPNDVKNYWNTYVRRNNKHTSSSSVPSPSSVVTTVKRHDHINHQVIKPHPRTFSKASPWLLLKKTSTSGYHNNNKQRDGAKAEEECTDNNNNNDNNGSGGGCDDGDTCRNKNGGKGDEEKLNDGCLLSVSGAEEEEEEEDWKLLLPDFNWDAHNDDHFLKDASDADHDMLINVHGQTWSDILLDINLWDPQ, encoded by the exons ATGGAGGGATCCATAGGCCTAAGAAAAGGTGCATGGGCTAAGGTGGAAGATGACCTTCTAAGAGCTTGTGTTGAACAATATGGAGAAGGAAAGTGGCACCTAGTTCCTTCTAGAGCGg GGTTGAACAGATGCCGCAAAAGTTGTAGACTGAGATGGTTGAATTATCTGAAACCAAATATAAAGCGTGGAGAGTTCTCTGAAGATGAAGTTGATCTCATGATTAGAATGCACAGACTTTTGGGAAACAG ATGGTCCTTAATTGCTGGAAGACTTCCGGGAAGAACGCCAAACGATGTGAAGAATTACTGGAACACCTATGTTCGAAGGAATAATAAGCACACTTCATCATCATCAGTACCCTCTCCTTCATCAGTGGTGACGACAGTGAAACGTCATGACCATATTAATCATCAGGTAATAAAACCTCATCCCCGAACTTTCTCGAAAGCATCGCCATGGTTATTATTAAAGAAAACATCTACAAGTGGTTATCATAATAATAACAAGCAGAGGGATGGGGCCAAGGCAGAAGAAGAGTGCAccgataataataataataatgataataatggtTCTGGTGGTGGTTGTGATGATGGGGACACGTGTCGGAACAAGAACGGTGGCAAAGGGGATGAAGAGAAGTTGAACGACGGATGCTTACTCTCAGTCTCAGGtgctgaggaagaagaagaagaagaagactgGAAGCTGCTTTTACCTGACTTCAATTGGGATGCTCATAATGATGATCACTTCTTGAAGGACGCTTCTGATGCTGACCACGATATGCTTATTAATGTCCATGGTCAAACTTGGAGTGATATCCTTCTTGATATCAATTTGTGGGATCCacaataa